Proteins from a genomic interval of Opisthocomus hoazin isolate bOpiHoa1 unplaced genomic scaffold, bOpiHoa1.hap1 HAP1_SCAFFOLD_15, whole genome shotgun sequence:
- the LOC142359053 gene encoding olfactory receptor 14A16-like: MTNSSSITHFLLLAFADTRELQLLQFWLFLGIYLAALLGNALIITAIACDHRLHTPVYFFLLNLSFLDLGSVSTTLPKAMANSLWNTRAISYAGCAVQLFFFLFLIVGEYCLLVVMAYDRYMAICKPLHYELMMGSRACVHMAAAAWGSAFLYALLHTVNTFSIPLCQGSALDHFFCEIPWILKLSCSQSYLREFGLLGVSVSLAFGCFGFIVVSYVQIFRAVLRIPSEQGQHKAFSTCLPHLIVLSVFISTGMISYMKPLSISSPYLDLVLSFLYSVVPPAVNPLIYSMRNQELKDALKKLILLLVFQQL, from the coding sequence atgaccaacagcagctccatcacccacttccttctcctggcatttgcagacacacgggagctgcagctcttgcagttctggctcttcctgggcatctacctggctgccctcctgggaaacgccctcatcatcactgccatagcctgtgaccaccgcctccacacccccgtgtactttttcctcctcaacctctcttttcttgacctgggctccgtctccaccactctccccaaagccatggccaattccctctggaacactagggccatctcctatgcagggtgtgctgtccagctctttttctttctcttcttgattgtgggggagtactgtcttctcgtcgtcatggcctatgaccgttacatggccatctgcaaacctctgcactatgaactgatgatgggcagcagagcttgtgtccacatggcagcagctgcttggggcagtgctttcctctatgctctcttgcacactgtcaatacattttcaattcctctctgccaaggcagtgccctggaccacttcttctgtgaaataccctggatcctcaagctctcctgctcacagtcctacctcagggaatttgggcttcttggggttagtgtttctttggcttttgggtgttttggtttcattgtcgtgtcctatgtgcagatcttcagggctgtgctgaggatcccctctgagcagggacagcacaaagccttttccacatgcctccctcatctgattgttttgtctgtttttatcagcactggcatgatttcttatatgaagcccctctccatctcctccccatacctggatctggttttgtcatttctctactcggtggttcctccagcagtgaaccccctcatttacagcatgaggaaccaggagctcaaagatgcgttgaagaagctcattctgttattagtctttcagcagctataa